CAGTGCTTCCGGTGGATAGGGTGGTAAAGGTTGACCTATACATACCCGGTTGTCCTCCCCGGGCAGATGCTATTTATTACGTCTTAACCGAGCTACTCGCCGGACGATTCCCTGTGGAATTACCGCAGGAACTCCTAACTTACGATTAAAGGAGCCTAATTATGGGTCAAAGAAAGATTACCATAGAACCAGTTACACGGATTGAGGGACATGCCCGTGTTACCATTCATCTTAATGAACAAGGTGAGGTAGAACAAACTTTCTTCCATGTCGATGAGTTCAGGGGTTTGGAGAAGTTCTGTGAGGGACGACCCTATTTTGAAATGCCCCAGATAACCCAGCGTATCTGTGGTATATGTCCGGTAAGCCACCACCTAGCCGCGGCAAAAGCATGTGATGCTATTGCTCGTGTAGAAATACCTCGGCCGGCAAAACTCCTCAGGGAACTGATGCACATGGGTCAGATAATACAGTCCCACGGCATGCACTTCTTCCACCTTGCGGGACCGGACCTACTTCTAGGCTTCGATGCCGATCCAGCTATACGCAACGTGGTGGGAATCATCAAGAATAACGCCGAACTCGCCTTAAAAGCCGTGGCCTTGAGGAGCTACGGTCAAAGGATCATCGAGAAACTGGGAGGTAAAAGGGTACATCCAAACTTTGCTGTTACCGGGGGAGTCAACGCACCGCTAACACGTAAAATCAGAGAAGAAATCCTATCTGAGTATGACAACGCACTGGAAACTGCCAAAATTGCACTACAAACGGCAAAAAATTGGATCGAATCAAACAGTGATTTGGCAGATAACTTTGCTTCATTCCCCTCGGCCTATATGGGTCTCGTGGATGATGAAGGTGGATTACAAATGTACGAAGGGGAAATCAGGGTGAAGGATAGCAGTGGCAAAATTCTCTCCCAATTCAAGCCGGAATATTACCTGATCCACATCGCAGAACATGTAGAATCATGGTCATTCCTGAAGTTCCCCTACTTGAGAAGAGCTGGATGGCCAAAAGGGGTTTACCGTGTTGGACCTTTGGGAAGGCTCAATGTCTGTGATAAGATAAATACACCACTTGCCAATGAAGAGCTAAGACAATTCAAACAGCTGAACGGAGGGAAACCAATAGAGGGTTCTCTGTACTACCACTACGCCCGGATGATTGAGCTTTTACACGCATTGGAGCACTTGCAGGTCCTTCTAGATGATCCGGACATCATGAGTACTGATGTAAGAACAGATCCTCCCACAGCGCAATTACCCGGACAGGGTGTTGGTGTAATCGAAGCCCCCAGAGGAACCCTATTCCACGATTACAGTACCGATGAAAACGGTCTTTTAACCCGCGTAAACCTCATCGTAGCCACCGGAAACAACAACTGGGCAATGCAAACTGCCGCCGCGCAAGTGGCGAAAAATTTCATAAACGACGGCAAAATAACCGAAGGTATGTTGAACCGAGTTGAGGCAGCCATCAGATGCTACGATCCATGCCTGTCCTGTGCAACGCATGCAATTGGCAAAATGCCTTTAGAGGTCATTCTTTTTAGCGCGGACGGCAGCATTCTTGATAGAAAATCCCGCTAAAGAGGCAAGTCACTCAAGGCTACCCCTGTTGTAAATAAGGGGTAGCCTCTGTTCAAAAATGGAACAGAAAAAAGTTCTGATCATTGGTCTGGGAAACATTGATCGTGCCGACGATGGTGTTGCATGGTGGATAGTAAATGCCATCCGAAAACGCCTTGGTCTAAGACCACTCGGGGAGTACGAAACAGGCCTTGAAGAAATGAAAGGTTTCGTTAACGCAATTTTCGTGCACCAGTTAACTCCCGAAATTCTCGAGGACATCATCGGTTATCAGAAAATCATTTTTGTTGATGCCCACACAGTGCCTAAAGAAAGCGAAGTGTATGTATCATCGGTTACACCATCGTACGAGTCACTTCTGTTCTCTCACCACTTAACCGCCCCAACGCTTCTTGCATTCCTCAAGGACCTTTACAACGAAGAACCCCGTGCCTACATTGTTTCCATAAGAGGTCACGACTTCGACTTTCACCGAAATCTTTCACCAAAAACGATGCAGCTCTTGGAACCTGCTTTAGCTTATATCGAACAACTTTTGCAGCAAGAGGACACAAAAAAATGACCAGCTATAACGATCGTCTGATAAGGGTCATCAGTGAGAAGGGAAACGTGCTGGGTCTCGCATGTGCAACTACCCATCTAACAAACGAAGCACGAACCATCCATAAAACATCCATTACAGCCACAGCCGCTTTGGGAAGGGCACTAACCGGTGGTGCGCTTATGGCTTCTTTGTTGAAAAGGGACCAACGACTATCTTTTAAAATTGAAGGAGATGGTCCACTCAGGAAAATTATTGTCGAAGCAGACAGGAACGGGTACGTTCGCGGCTTCGTTGGAAACCCCCAAGTAGAAATTCCTCCTAAAAATGGAAAAATCGATGTGGGCAGTGCCGTAGGCAAAAATGGCACTCTCACCGTCATTAAGGATCTCGGTACTAAGAGTCCCCTAACAGGCATCGTTCGACTGATCACAGGAGAAATTGCGGAGGACCTCACATATTACTACGCCGAATCAGAACAGATTCCCACTGCCATTGGACTCGGTGTATACGTCAACCCCGATGGGAGTGTTAAGGCAGCAGGCGGGTTTCTAATTCAAACCCTACCTCCGATAGATGAACGAACCACCGATGAACTGATCGATAGAATAAGCAAAATTAAAACCGTAACTGAACATTTGCTCGCAGGAAAAACAGAAGAAGATCTTATTTCTCTAATATTCGGCCCAATACCTTACCACATACTGGAAAGGTATCCCCTTTACTTCCGCTGCAGGTGCGACAGAAAGATGATTGAAAAAGTCATCCTTGCCCTAGGAGAAGAAGAGATTTCCTCTATTATAGAAGAAAGGGGAGAAGCGGAAATCACTTGTGAATTCTGTCGGCAGAACTACTACTTTAACAAACATGAGCTTGAAAACCTATTGAAAATAAAACTCCACTGAGAGTCTACGCAGTTGAAAAACGAAAAAGGGGACATAGTATCCTGCAAAACATCCTACACACAATAATTTGCGATATCGGCGGTACTATGCCCCCCACTGATGTTTCCCATTCAGATACTGGCCCCTGCAAGGAATCCTTCTCTTATGGCTTCAAGGGCATTTCGAGGTTTGACCGCATCCCCAACCACCTTTACAGATGATACTCCTGATAGCGAACCAGCGAGGCTGTTTTCGGAAACCATACCGAGGGCAAGGACCACCGTATCTGTTGGTATCTCCACATCCCTACCGTCTTTCGTAACATGCACAGCTTTTTCGGTTATTTCCTTAATCTCCGCACCCGTCATCACCGTGACCTTCTTGTCCTCCAGAAACTTCAGTAATTTCGCACGGCGGGTAATCTCTTCATCTGTGGCAATATCAGGAAGCATCTCTACTATTGTGACCACCTTTCCCATCGTAGCGAGGAGACTAGCCGTTTCACAACCTACCATACCACCACCGGCAATGACAACATTCTGACCTGTTGTTGCCTTTCCCTGCAGTACTTCTCTGGCCGTAACTACATTCTTACCGTCGATACCTCCAATGGATGGTTTGTACGGATAAGCCCCCGTAGCTACTATGACAACGTCCGGTTTTTCCTCCTTACAGGTCGCCTCATCATACGTTGAACTAAGTTTAACATTAACGCCCAGTTTCTCCAACTGTTTCCCAGCCCAGGTTATATATGAAGTAATTTCACCCTTTCCAGGAGGAACAGCGGCATCCAAAAATTGGCCTCCCAAGCGGTCCATCTTTTCATACAGGGTAACCTTATGTCCAGCCAATGCGGCAGCCCTGGCAGCTTCTAACCCTGCTGGCCCTCCCCCTACAACTGTTACCTTTTTGGGCTGCTGCGTTTTCTTGAGTTCATCTCTGTACTCAAATCCAAGGGTCGGATTTACGAGACAGCGAATGGGCTCGTTACGGAACAGCACTTCCAGACAACCTTGCTGACAACCAATGCAATGTCTGATATCTTCATAGCGACCCTCCGCATATTTTAGGGGCAGCTCAGGATCAGCAAGGGAGGCTCTCCCCATTGCCACAAGGTCTGCTTTGCCTGAACGCAAAACTTCTTCCGCTACAAGAGGATCGTTTATACGCCCTACTGTGATTACAGGTATATTTACAACCTTCTTCACCTCGGCAGCGTAGTCAGTGATCCAGGCCAGGCGAGTTCCCATAGGAGGTATAATAGCTGCTACACTTTCATAAGTACCCGCAGAAATGTGAAGCATATTAACACCCGCCTCTTCTAGTGCTTTCGCTATAACCTTAGTCTCATCTATGGTGCGCCCACCTACAACATGCTCATCCCCGGAGATACGGAAATCAATCAGAAAGTTCTCACCGCATCTTTTCCTTATCTCTGCGATTATTTCCAGAGGAAAACGTATACGGTTTTTGAGAGGACCTCCATATTCATCGGTACGTTTGTTGGAATAAGGGGACATAAACTGGGCTATCAAGTAGCCATGGGCCCCATGCACTTCCACGCCATCAAAACCCGCTTCCTTTGCTCTAAAGGCCGCATCCCCGAACTTCTTCACAATAGTTTTAATTTCCTCACGGGAAAGTTCCCGGGGTACTTCTCCCAGAACTGGACAGGGTACAGGCGAAGCTGAAACAGGCTGGGCACCCACAAGTGCCGATGTTGTCTGCCGACCAGCGTGGTATATTTGAGCGATAATT
This window of the Syntrophales bacterium genome carries:
- the hslO gene encoding Hsp33 family molecular chaperone HslO — its product is MTSYNDRLIRVISEKGNVLGLACATTHLTNEARTIHKTSITATAALGRALTGGALMASLLKRDQRLSFKIEGDGPLRKIIVEADRNGYVRGFVGNPQVEIPPKNGKIDVGSAVGKNGTLTVIKDLGTKSPLTGIVRLITGEIAEDLTYYYAESEQIPTAIGLGVYVNPDGSVKAAGGFLIQTLPPIDERTTDELIDRISKIKTVTEHLLAGKTEEDLISLIFGPIPYHILERYPLYFRCRCDRKMIEKVILALGEEEISSIIEERGEAEITCEFCRQNYYFNKHELENLLKIKLH
- a CDS encoding NAD(P)/FAD-dependent oxidoreductase, translating into MTEKRESLLLTPIKVGEVTIKNRFVVAPMVTVFCDQDGMATERFIAYHEAKARGGWGLIIVEDYAIDPIGRGFWTPGLWKDEQIKSHALLVDAVHKAGAKIIAQIYHAGRQTTSALVGAQPVSASPVPCPVLGEVPRELSREEIKTIVKKFGDAAFRAKEAGFDGVEVHGAHGYLIAQFMSPYSNKRTDEYGGPLKNRIRFPLEIIAEIRKRCGENFLIDFRISGDEHVVGGRTIDETKVIAKALEEAGVNMLHISAGTYESVAAIIPPMGTRLAWITDYAAEVKKVVNIPVITVGRINDPLVAEEVLRSGKADLVAMGRASLADPELPLKYAEGRYEDIRHCIGCQQGCLEVLFRNEPIRCLVNPTLGFEYRDELKKTQQPKKVTVVGGGPAGLEAARAAALAGHKVTLYEKMDRLGGQFLDAAVPPGKGEITSYITWAGKQLEKLGVNVKLSSTYDEATCKEEKPDVVIVATGAYPYKPSIGGIDGKNVVTAREVLQGKATTGQNVVIAGGGMVGCETASLLATMGKVVTIVEMLPDIATDEEITRRAKLLKFLEDKKVTVMTGAEIKEITEKAVHVTKDGRDVEIPTDTVVLALGMVSENSLAGSLSGVSSVKVVGDAVKPRNALEAIREGFLAGASI
- a CDS encoding hydrogenase maturation protease, with protein sequence MEQKKVLIIGLGNIDRADDGVAWWIVNAIRKRLGLRPLGEYETGLEEMKGFVNAIFVHQLTPEILEDIIGYQKIIFVDAHTVPKESEVYVSSVTPSYESLLFSHHLTAPTLLAFLKDLYNEEPRAYIVSIRGHDFDFHRNLSPKTMQLLEPALAYIEQLLQQEDTKK
- a CDS encoding Ni/Fe hydrogenase subunit alpha; the protein is MGQRKITIEPVTRIEGHARVTIHLNEQGEVEQTFFHVDEFRGLEKFCEGRPYFEMPQITQRICGICPVSHHLAAAKACDAIARVEIPRPAKLLRELMHMGQIIQSHGMHFFHLAGPDLLLGFDADPAIRNVVGIIKNNAELALKAVALRSYGQRIIEKLGGKRVHPNFAVTGGVNAPLTRKIREEILSEYDNALETAKIALQTAKNWIESNSDLADNFASFPSAYMGLVDDEGGLQMYEGEIRVKDSSGKILSQFKPEYYLIHIAEHVESWSFLKFPYLRRAGWPKGVYRVGPLGRLNVCDKINTPLANEELRQFKQLNGGKPIEGSLYYHYARMIELLHALEHLQVLLDDPDIMSTDVRTDPPTAQLPGQGVGVIEAPRGTLFHDYSTDENGLLTRVNLIVATGNNNWAMQTAAAQVAKNFINDGKITEGMLNRVEAAIRCYDPCLSCATHAIGKMPLEVILFSADGSILDRKSR